From a single Granulicella aggregans genomic region:
- a CDS encoding dipeptidyl-peptidase 5, translating to MRFIALLLLAAASTSVFAQAPIERRTPKHPMTFEDMMRMKRVSDPQISPSGKWVIFSVVDVDLARNSKTSHLWVVPADGSAKEVQLTNGAGESEARFSPDATRVVFVAKGQLYLSAWDEKKGRLIPAVELTHIVTEADAPVWSPDGKSMAFTSDVYPECSKGVLFDESCNQKAETESSRAPTKALVFDSLLYRHWDHFQGAKRSHILMLHVSRAGYIFDLTPVEDWGKDVIAPTFSLGGPVGYAWAPDSKELAFVLNPDKVPAASTNNEIYTIDVTQHDATGTEPQSDSSKGWSPKKISTSPGSDDGPAYSPDGKFLAFRSQARAGYESDRFRLMLYDREAKTTKELFPKFDGWIDEFVWTKENQFYLTSAKEGEEPIFVTGYANAPDDYKNTLELGPGEYGDIRLSNLGTELVATRMTADSPAQLVKKSVGHCDSREIACVGITGDHAFPDVNATLLSQLDLPKMESFWFPGAGGTKVQGFIIRPPNFDPAKKYPLKFLIHGGPQGAWGDAWSYRWNAELMAASGYVVVMINPRGSTGYGQAFIDGVNGDWGGKPYVDLMKGLDYAEAKYPFIDKTRECALGASYGGYMADWILTHTNRFACIVTHDGMFNPQSAYGSTEEMWFNEWEFRRPGSSEPGQPWKYASGPIAEDPFRKWSPMLSVQNAKTPTLVIHSQKDYRLDVSEGFQLFTALQRLGVPSKMLYFPDEGHWILKPQNSKLWYETVGDWCDQWTHSGKYAETKQ from the coding sequence ATGAGATTCATCGCTCTTCTCCTTCTTGCGGCGGCCAGCACCTCCGTCTTTGCCCAGGCACCGATCGAACGCCGTACCCCCAAACATCCCATGACGTTTGAAGACATGATGCGGATGAAGCGCGTGAGCGATCCGCAGATCTCGCCGTCGGGCAAGTGGGTGATCTTTTCTGTTGTGGATGTGGATCTTGCGCGGAATAGCAAGACCAGCCACCTGTGGGTGGTTCCCGCCGACGGCAGCGCGAAGGAGGTTCAGCTGACCAACGGCGCGGGGGAATCGGAGGCAAGGTTTTCGCCCGACGCGACGCGCGTCGTCTTCGTTGCGAAGGGCCAGCTTTATCTTTCGGCGTGGGATGAGAAGAAGGGCAGGTTGATTCCCGCGGTCGAGCTGACGCATATCGTGACCGAGGCGGATGCGCCGGTCTGGAGCCCGGACGGGAAGTCGATGGCGTTTACCAGCGACGTGTATCCGGAGTGCTCGAAGGGAGTGCTCTTCGACGAGAGCTGCAACCAGAAGGCGGAGACCGAGTCCAGCCGCGCGCCGACCAAGGCGCTGGTGTTCGATTCGCTGCTCTACCGGCACTGGGACCACTTCCAGGGGGCCAAGCGCTCGCACATCCTGATGCTGCATGTGAGCCGCGCCGGATACATCTTCGACCTGACGCCGGTGGAGGACTGGGGTAAGGATGTGATCGCTCCGACATTCTCTCTGGGCGGGCCTGTCGGATATGCGTGGGCACCTGATTCGAAGGAACTCGCCTTCGTGCTCAACCCGGACAAAGTGCCCGCGGCGAGCACGAACAACGAGATTTACACGATTGACGTGACGCAGCATGATGCGACTGGTACGGAGCCCCAGAGCGACAGCTCCAAAGGGTGGTCGCCGAAGAAGATCTCGACCTCGCCGGGGAGCGACGATGGGCCAGCGTATTCGCCTGATGGGAAGTTTCTAGCATTCAGGTCGCAGGCGCGGGCGGGGTATGAGTCAGATCGGTTCCGGTTGATGCTTTATGACCGCGAGGCAAAGACGACGAAGGAGCTCTTTCCCAAGTTCGACGGCTGGATTGACGAGTTCGTCTGGACGAAAGAGAACCAGTTCTACCTGACCAGCGCGAAAGAGGGTGAAGAGCCGATCTTTGTCACCGGGTATGCCAATGCTCCCGACGATTACAAGAACACGCTGGAGCTTGGGCCTGGAGAGTACGGAGACATTCGCCTCTCAAATTTAGGAACCGAGCTTGTCGCAACACGAATGACGGCAGATTCCCCGGCCCAGCTGGTCAAGAAGTCCGTTGGGCATTGCGACTCGCGCGAAATTGCGTGTGTCGGGATTACGGGAGACCACGCATTCCCAGACGTGAATGCCACGCTGTTGTCGCAGCTTGATCTCCCGAAGATGGAGTCTTTCTGGTTCCCCGGCGCGGGAGGCACTAAGGTTCAAGGCTTCATCATCCGTCCGCCCAACTTCGATCCGGCAAAGAAGTACCCGTTGAAATTCCTGATCCACGGCGGGCCGCAGGGGGCGTGGGGCGATGCGTGGAGCTATCGCTGGAACGCGGAGTTGATGGCTGCCTCCGGGTATGTAGTGGTGATGATCAATCCGCGCGGGTCGACTGGCTATGGGCAGGCGTTTATCGATGGCGTGAACGGCGACTGGGGCGGCAAGCCTTATGTCGATCTGATGAAGGGGCTTGACTACGCAGAGGCGAAGTATCCGTTCATCGACAAGACGCGGGAGTGCGCTCTGGGTGCGAGCTATGGCGGGTACATGGCAGACTGGATTCTGACGCATACGAACCGCTTCGCCTGCATCGTGACGCATGACGGCATGTTCAACCCGCAGAGCGCGTATGGGTCGACCGAGGAGATGTGGTTCAACGAGTGGGAGTTCCGGCGGCCGGGTTCGAGCGAGCCGGGGCAGCCTTGGAAGTACGCTTCGGGGCCGATTGCCGAGGACCCTTTTAGGAAGTGGTCGCCGATGCTGAGCGTGCAGAATGCGAAGACGCCTACGCTGGTGATCCATTCGCAGAAGGACTATCGGCTGGATGTGTCGGAGGGTTTCCAACTGTTTACGGCGCTGCAGCGGTTGGGTGTGCCGAGCAAGATGCTCTACTTCCCGGATGAGGGGCACTGGATTCTTAAGCCGCAGAACTCGAAGCTTTGGTACGAGACGGTGGGGGACTGGTGCGATCAGTGGACGCACTCGGGCAAGTATGCGGAGACGAAGCA
- a CDS encoding outer membrane lipoprotein-sorting protein, which yields MRWLGAILLFGVAMTAFAQDSVEGFGPLDPSPPVGMTAQQIIEKFGARESEFKRARENYTFRQSVKIDTISEDTNKVDGEYQQVTDISFAKDGRREEHVVFAPQNTLQRVMMTPNDLDEIEHRLPFILTTEDLPQYDVTYLGKQHVDDLDTYVFDAGPKTLEKGKHYFKGKVWVDTQDFQIVLVNGTTVPQDTRRGHEDLQPPFTTYYEQIDGKYWFPTYTKAEGNLHFAAQQGALSQDVHMRSTVKYTNYSQFRSTSTILFNGKQVEQAPDEKKPEDKKPPQ from the coding sequence ATGCGTTGGCTTGGGGCGATTCTGCTGTTTGGTGTTGCAATGACTGCATTTGCGCAGGATTCGGTCGAGGGCTTCGGCCCGCTCGACCCCTCGCCGCCAGTTGGAATGACGGCCCAGCAGATCATCGAAAAGTTCGGCGCACGGGAGAGCGAGTTCAAACGCGCCCGAGAGAACTACACCTTTCGCCAGTCCGTAAAGATCGACACCATCTCCGAGGACACCAATAAAGTTGACGGCGAGTACCAGCAGGTCACCGACATCTCCTTCGCGAAAGACGGTCGCCGCGAAGAGCACGTCGTCTTTGCTCCCCAGAACACGCTCCAGCGCGTGATGATGACACCAAACGACTTAGACGAGATCGAGCACCGTCTACCCTTCATCCTAACCACGGAAGATCTTCCCCAATATGACGTCACCTATCTGGGGAAACAGCACGTCGACGATCTCGACACATACGTCTTCGACGCCGGCCCGAAGACGCTCGAGAAGGGCAAGCACTACTTCAAAGGCAAGGTCTGGGTCGACACCCAGGACTTCCAGATCGTCCTGGTCAACGGCACGACCGTACCGCAGGACACGCGCCGCGGTCACGAAGACCTGCAGCCCCCGTTCACTACCTACTACGAACAGATCGACGGAAAATACTGGTTCCCGACATACACGAAGGCTGAAGGCAACCTGCACTTCGCCGCGCAGCAGGGCGCTCTGAGCCAGGACGTTCATATGCGGTCGACGGTAAAGTACACAAACTACAGCCAGTTCCGCAGCACCAGCACGATCCTCTTCAACGGCAAGCAGGTCGAGCAGGCACCTGACGAGAAGAAGCCCGAAGACAAGAAGCCACCACAATAA